Proteins from a genomic interval of Paenibacillus sp. FSL H8-0048:
- a CDS encoding citrate synthase/methylcitrate synthase yields MAKVTGLEGVVAGETAIGLVDGEKGYLVYRGYWAKELAVSKSYEEVAYLLWNGHLPDAEELAQLKAQMAAERRVPEYLCKMLDLYPASVPLMLVLQSAVAALGDEENATWPPTLKQAVRLTAMLPAIIAYRYRSLQGLPPLKSLPELGHAANYLYLLTGKLPEEAHVKALSAYMILCMEHGMNASTFAGRVVLSTESDLCAAVAGSIGAMKGPLHGGAPYEVISMLEEIGTKERAEPWLRGKLEAGEKLMGFGHRIYKTKDPRAEALQIATLTMIGKDAYFDLALHVEATAVALLKEYKPGRRLFTNVEFYAAAILKALKLAPEIFTPTFTAGRIVGWTAHLLEQSAHNRIFRPQSTYIGPMPESETV; encoded by the coding sequence ATGGCTAAAGTAACGGGATTAGAAGGCGTAGTTGCCGGAGAGACAGCAATTGGATTGGTAGATGGAGAGAAAGGGTATTTGGTGTACCGCGGATATTGGGCAAAGGAGCTTGCGGTGAGCAAAAGCTATGAAGAAGTCGCTTATTTGCTCTGGAACGGACACCTGCCTGATGCGGAGGAGCTGGCGCAGCTCAAGGCGCAAATGGCAGCGGAGAGAAGGGTTCCTGAATATCTCTGCAAAATGCTTGATCTGTATCCGGCTTCTGTCCCGCTGATGCTGGTACTACAAAGTGCAGTGGCTGCCCTTGGGGATGAGGAGAACGCTACCTGGCCGCCCACGCTGAAGCAGGCCGTGCGGCTGACGGCAATGCTTCCGGCGATCATAGCTTACAGGTACCGTAGCCTTCAGGGCTTGCCGCCGCTGAAATCGCTTCCTGAGCTTGGCCATGCCGCGAATTATCTGTATCTGCTCACAGGCAAGCTGCCTGAAGAGGCTCATGTGAAGGCACTTAGCGCCTATATGATCCTTTGCATGGAGCATGGCATGAATGCCTCAACGTTCGCCGGGCGGGTGGTGCTGTCCACGGAATCGGATCTATGTGCGGCTGTAGCCGGATCAATCGGAGCGATGAAGGGTCCGCTGCATGGCGGTGCGCCATATGAAGTGATATCGATGCTGGAGGAGATCGGAACGAAGGAACGCGCAGAGCCTTGGCTGAGAGGGAAGCTTGAGGCTGGAGAGAAGCTGATGGGCTTCGGGCACCGGATCTACAAGACTAAGGACCCGCGGGCTGAAGCCCTGCAGATTGCGACACTTACGATGATCGGCAAGGACGCCTACTTTGATCTTGCGCTTCATGTGGAGGCTACTGCGGTTGCGCTGCTGAAGGAATACAAGCCGGGCCGCCGCCTGTTCACCAATGTTGAATTCTATGCTGCGGCTATACTGAAGGCGCTGAAGCTGGCGCCGGAGATCTTCACGCCTACATTCACAGCGGGAAGAATTGTCGGCTGGACGGCCCATTTGCTGGAGCAGTCAGCCCATAACCGGATTTTCCGGCCACAATCTACTTATATCGGACCTATGCCTGAATCAGAGACAGTTTGA
- a CDS encoding exodeoxyribonuclease III has translation MKLVSWNVNGLRACVNKGFNEYFREVDADIFCVQETKLQEGQVVLDHGEEYAEYWNYALKKGYSGTAVFTRIKPLSVRYGLEQETEDEGRIITLEFPDFYLVNVYTPNAKRDLSRLDYRMEWEDRFRAYLLKLDEHKPVVVCGDLNVAHQEIDLKNARSNRGNSGFTDEERGKMTTLLAAGFVDTFRWFYPELEGAYSWWSYMPKVREKNVGWRIDYFLASERLTPRLLDAGIECNVLGSDHCPVVLHLADTAEV, from the coding sequence ATGAAGCTGGTGTCCTGGAATGTGAACGGTCTGAGAGCTTGTGTGAATAAAGGGTTTAACGAGTATTTCCGGGAGGTTGACGCAGATATCTTCTGTGTGCAGGAGACGAAGCTCCAGGAGGGGCAGGTTGTTCTGGATCATGGAGAGGAATATGCGGAGTACTGGAATTATGCACTCAAAAAAGGATATTCGGGTACGGCGGTATTCACCAGAATCAAGCCGCTATCCGTACGATATGGACTGGAGCAGGAGACGGAGGATGAGGGGCGGATTATCACCCTGGAATTCCCGGATTTCTATCTGGTGAATGTGTATACGCCGAATGCCAAACGCGATCTGTCGAGGCTGGACTACCGGATGGAGTGGGAGGACCGGTTCCGCGCCTACTTGCTGAAGCTGGATGAGCATAAGCCGGTTGTCGTGTGCGGGGATCTGAATGTGGCGCATCAGGAGATTGACCTGAAGAATGCGAGATCGAACCGGGGGAATTCAGGCTTCACTGACGAAGAACGCGGCAAAATGACCACGCTGCTCGCAGCCGGCTTCGTGGATACCTTCAGATGGTTCTATCCTGAACTGGAGGGTGCCTACAGCTGGTGGTCCTACATGCCTAAGGTCAGAGAGAAGAATGTGGGCTGGCGGATCGATTATTTTCTCGCTTCCGAGCGCTTGACCCCGCGTCTGCTGGACGCCGGAATTGAATGTAATGTGCTTGGCAGCGATCATTGCCCGGTAGTCCTCCATCTGGCGGATACGGCGGAAGTATAG
- a CDS encoding amidase family protein, with amino-acid sequence MNNNDSTRISSAPNELDWLIEADITSIQEQMAQGSLTSEVLVGWYLERINRLDGLLRSVLEVNPEALAIAAKLDQERRDQGSRGPLHGIPVLVKDNIGTADKLHTSAGALALAECIAAEDAELITRLRTAGAVILGKANMTEWANLMSPAMWAGYSSRGGLVLSPYGPGELFIGGSSSGSAAAVAANLVTIAVGTETSGSIISPAAHNSLVGLKPTWGLVNNKGIIPGIGSQDSAGPMARTVKDAALLLNVLAGSAGSFSSAVLDYSAGLELHALAGKRIGIPRFYYKDLDSEALKMMESAIAALRELGAEIVDPVVLPCQDAEWKATILQYEFKRGLNSYLGSLPESAPVHSLQGLIDFNQQHCEQALKYGQGTLEWLNTSGDDITEQEYLEQLQSSRSLAGSQGIDYALEHYALDALLFPGDHGCEVAARAGYPLITIPAGYTCSGIVAPGGYLTKGPQGITFCASAHSEAMLLGIAYSYEQATKHRRTPVLEPGSSSE; translated from the coding sequence ATGAATAATAACGATTCCACCCGTATCTCCTCTGCTCCAAATGAGCTTGATTGGTTAATAGAAGCAGACATCACTAGTATTCAGGAGCAAATGGCACAAGGAAGCTTAACCTCCGAAGTGCTGGTAGGCTGGTATTTGGAACGGATCAACCGGTTGGACGGTCTGCTCCGCTCCGTACTGGAGGTGAATCCAGAGGCTCTTGCGATTGCCGCGAAGCTCGATCAGGAACGAAGAGATCAGGGCAGCCGGGGACCGCTGCACGGTATTCCGGTCCTGGTCAAAGATAACATCGGCACAGCTGATAAGCTGCACACCAGTGCAGGAGCCTTGGCGCTTGCAGAGTGCATAGCAGCAGAAGATGCTGAGCTTATCACCCGGCTAAGAACAGCCGGGGCAGTGATTCTCGGCAAAGCCAATATGACCGAATGGGCCAACCTCATGTCGCCGGCGATGTGGGCTGGTTACAGCTCGCGGGGCGGACTTGTACTGAGTCCTTACGGCCCGGGCGAGCTGTTCATTGGCGGCTCGAGTTCGGGAAGCGCGGCGGCAGTTGCCGCTAACCTTGTCACCATCGCCGTAGGCACGGAGACCTCCGGCTCCATCATCAGCCCGGCGGCCCATAACTCCCTGGTCGGCCTTAAGCCTACCTGGGGTCTGGTCAACAACAAGGGCATTATACCGGGAATCGGGAGCCAGGACAGCGCCGGTCCGATGGCCAGAACGGTCAAGGACGCTGCACTCCTGCTTAATGTATTGGCCGGGAGCGCCGGCTCTTTTTCCTCAGCTGTACTGGATTATTCGGCAGGTCTGGAGCTTCATGCACTGGCAGGCAAGCGGATCGGAATTCCGCGATTCTATTATAAAGATCTGGATAGTGAAGCTCTTAAGATGATGGAATCTGCCATAGCGGCCTTGAGAGAGCTGGGGGCAGAGATCGTTGACCCCGTGGTGCTTCCCTGTCAGGATGCTGAATGGAAGGCTACGATTCTACAATATGAATTCAAGCGTGGATTGAACAGCTATCTGGGAAGCCTGCCGGAATCTGCTCCTGTGCATTCACTGCAGGGGCTGATAGATTTCAATCAGCAGCATTGCGAACAGGCACTCAAATACGGCCAGGGTACACTGGAATGGCTGAACACCTCGGGGGATGATATTACAGAGCAGGAATATTTGGAGCAGCTGCAATCTTCCCGTTCACTGGCCGGTAGTCAGGGAATCGATTATGCCCTGGAGCATTACGCTCTGGATGCGCTTCTGTTCCCTGGAGATCACGGATGTGAAGTAGCGGCCAGAGCGGGTTATCCGCTGATTACAATTCCTGCCGGCTACACCTGCTCGGGTATTGTTGCACCAGGCGGTTATCTTACCAAGGGACCGCAGGGCATCACCTTCTGTGCCTCAGCCCATAGTGAAGCTATGCTGCTAGGGATTGCTTATAGTTACGAGCAGGCCACGAAGCACCGGCGGACGCCGGTACTGGAGCCAGGCAGCTCGTCAGAATAA
- a CDS encoding VanZ family protein, translated as MYFKKLTAGEPMFQTYLFPISYAFMAFPVAALFFTLPFLIVQYRRHGYINKIRALVLYLLLLYLLNAFFLVLLPLPDSRHNAAPSGSMIQLVPLQFIQDILHNTPITRSDPSSYLNVLSGADFLLAAFNVLLTVPFGMFLGYYFRTRWVVCIILSFALSLLFEITQITGIYGFFDHPYRIFDVDDMITNTLGGMIGFKLSLWISGLLPRIEKLDSQEDLSAKKVTYTRRALAFLLDSILLLAVTILLNLLSLRISWWAVSMVYFLSIPLFTGGRTFGKWVVRIRLRSEDGGPARPWRVWARYGLLYGVLGGMNSLGPDSSFFVYIGKALAAVVKMVILLADLAFFIHLVLRLIKRDRPLIYEELSRTRNGITWPERHQAAVNETLNKTVINE; from the coding sequence TTGTATTTCAAAAAACTGACAGCAGGTGAACCCATGTTCCAGACTTATCTATTCCCCATTTCCTATGCATTCATGGCCTTTCCGGTTGCGGCGCTATTCTTCACGTTACCGTTCCTAATTGTGCAGTACCGCCGGCACGGCTATATCAATAAAATCAGGGCCTTGGTGCTGTATCTGTTGCTGCTGTACCTGCTTAACGCGTTCTTCCTGGTTCTGCTTCCCTTGCCTGATTCCAGGCACAATGCAGCCCCCTCCGGGAGTATGATCCAGCTTGTACCGCTGCAGTTCATTCAGGATATTCTGCACAATACGCCCATTACGCGCAGCGACCCTTCCAGCTACCTTAATGTGCTGAGCGGAGCGGATTTTCTGCTGGCGGCCTTCAATGTTCTGCTGACCGTACCCTTTGGTATGTTCCTTGGCTACTACTTCCGCACGCGCTGGGTAGTATGCATTATCCTGTCCTTTGCGCTGTCGCTGTTGTTCGAGATTACGCAGATTACCGGCATTTACGGGTTCTTCGATCATCCCTACCGGATCTTCGATGTCGATGACATGATTACGAACACACTGGGCGGCATGATCGGCTTCAAGCTCTCCCTATGGATCTCCGGCCTGCTGCCGAGGATTGAAAAGCTTGACAGCCAAGAGGACCTTTCCGCCAAAAAAGTGACCTACACCCGCCGCGCCCTTGCATTCCTGCTGGATTCGATCCTGCTGCTCGCGGTAACCATCCTCCTTAATTTGCTCTCGCTGCGTATTTCGTGGTGGGCAGTTAGTATGGTGTATTTCCTGAGCATTCCTCTGTTCACAGGCGGACGAACCTTCGGCAAATGGGTTGTGCGTATCCGGCTAAGGAGTGAGGACGGCGGCCCGGCCAGACCCTGGAGGGTATGGGCACGATATGGATTACTCTATGGCGTCTTAGGCGGAATGAATTCCCTGGGGCCTGACTCCTCCTTCTTCGTCTACATCGGTAAAGCCCTGGCTGCTGTAGTGAAAATGGTCATCCTATTGGCAGATTTGGCCTTCTTCATCCATCTGGTGCTGCGGCTGATTAAGCGTGACCGTCCGCTCATCTATGAAGAGCTTAGCAGAACCCGCAATGGAATCACCTGGCCGGAGCGGCATCAGGCAGCGGTAAACGAGACCCTAAATAAGACAGTAATCAATGAATAG
- the fabF gene encoding beta-ketoacyl-ACP synthase II, with protein sequence MERVVITGMGVISPLGNTVDQFWSRLTAGESGITPIDSFDTTHFKTKIAGSVQAFDPDARFGRKEARRMDRFSQFALAAAEEAWMHSGLRLEELDRERLGVYVGSGVGGIQTLMDQGELLRSRGPERVSPTLIPMLISNMAAAMISIRLGAQGPTLSPVTACSIGNTAIGEAFRLIRYGGADVIVAGGAEAAVTEIALASFGNATALSTRNGEPQGASRPFERNRDGFVIAEGGAIVILESLSHALRRDAVIYGEVTGYGASSDAYHMVATHPEGIGAYQAMKLALSEAGISPGEVDVISAHATSTVVGDLSETLAIKKLFGEQAYRIPVTANKSMTGHALGAAGGLEAIALLKSLQEGLIPPTINLEQPGESCDLDYVPNVARQADLKIGISNSFGFGGHNAVIVLRKYEA encoded by the coding sequence ATGGAACGTGTCGTGATTACAGGAATGGGTGTCATCTCCCCGCTTGGCAATACCGTGGACCAGTTTTGGAGCCGCCTTACGGCAGGAGAATCGGGGATTACGCCGATTGATTCATTCGATACCACCCATTTCAAAACCAAGATTGCCGGCTCAGTACAGGCCTTCGATCCGGATGCCAGATTCGGCCGCAAGGAGGCCCGGCGGATGGACCGGTTCAGCCAGTTCGCGCTGGCCGCCGCAGAGGAGGCCTGGATGCACTCCGGCCTCCGGCTGGAGGAGCTGGACCGGGAACGGCTGGGCGTCTATGTAGGCTCCGGCGTAGGCGGTATCCAGACGTTGATGGACCAGGGCGAACTGCTGCGGTCCCGGGGACCGGAGCGGGTAAGCCCTACCCTGATCCCGATGCTGATCTCCAATATGGCGGCAGCGATGATCAGCATCAGGCTCGGGGCACAGGGGCCGACACTCTCCCCGGTGACCGCCTGTTCCATTGGGAACACGGCCATTGGGGAAGCTTTCCGCCTGATCCGGTACGGCGGAGCCGATGTGATTGTTGCGGGAGGTGCGGAAGCGGCTGTGACCGAGATTGCGCTGGCCAGCTTCGGCAACGCGACCGCCTTGTCTACCCGGAACGGGGAACCGCAGGGGGCCAGCCGGCCTTTTGAACGGAACAGGGACGGATTTGTCATCGCGGAGGGCGGAGCTATTGTGATCCTGGAGTCCCTCTCCCATGCCCTGCGCAGAGATGCCGTTATCTATGGCGAGGTCACCGGATATGGCGCAAGCTCCGACGCTTATCATATGGTGGCTACTCATCCTGAGGGGATAGGAGCCTACCAGGCGATGAAGCTGGCACTTAGCGAGGCTGGCATCAGTCCCGGGGAGGTAGATGTCATTAGCGCACACGCAACCAGCACGGTGGTCGGAGACCTTTCGGAGACCCTGGCGATTAAGAAGCTATTCGGAGAGCAGGCCTACCGGATTCCGGTCACGGCTAACAAATCGATGACCGGACATGCACTTGGCGCAGCCGGTGGCCTGGAAGCCATTGCTCTGCTCAAAAGCCTGCAGGAAGGGCTGATCCCGCCGACAATTAATCTGGAGCAGCCGGGCGAATCCTGCGACCTGGATTATGTCCCTAACGTAGCCCGCCAAGCAGACCTGAAGATCGGGATCTCCAATTCCTTTGGCTTCGGCGGCCACAACGCTGTAATCGTTCTGCGCAAGTATGAAGCGTAA
- a CDS encoding helix-turn-helix transcriptional regulator: MSNQNRLQALSEFLKARRAAITPAAAGLPEGTRRRTPGLRREEVAQLSGVSSTWYTWLEQGRDIKVSPSVLDCIAAALQLTKDERSYLFALALENGPGIADYTQEEPSVIHPSLQKILQELKTCPTIISDRHCGIVGWNEAAAHVFLDFAKLAPQQRNMISLLFERKEFRRLAVNWEQFVRGYLSIFRAYYGQYLEDRWYDEFIAEMKERHPEFNHLWEESRVSSAPDVVLEFRHAKAGKMLFHLTSLQVQGAADLRCSIYTPAGESGTEAKLKQLMELK, translated from the coding sequence ATGTCCAATCAGAACAGACTTCAAGCATTATCAGAATTCCTGAAAGCAAGACGTGCAGCCATTACCCCGGCAGCGGCGGGGCTCCCGGAGGGCACCCGCAGGCGGACACCCGGGCTCCGGCGCGAGGAAGTGGCTCAGCTCTCCGGAGTAAGCAGTACCTGGTATACCTGGCTGGAGCAGGGGCGGGATATTAAAGTGTCTCCATCCGTTCTTGATTGTATTGCCGCAGCACTCCAACTGACGAAGGATGAGCGGAGTTACTTGTTCGCTCTGGCGCTGGAGAACGGACCGGGAATCGCAGACTATACCCAGGAGGAGCCTTCGGTGATTCATCCTTCCCTGCAAAAGATTTTGCAGGAGCTGAAGACCTGCCCGACCATCATCTCGGACCGGCACTGCGGCATTGTCGGCTGGAATGAGGCTGCGGCGCATGTGTTTCTTGATTTCGCTAAGCTGGCTCCGCAGCAGCGCAATATGATCTCACTGCTGTTCGAACGCAAGGAGTTCAGGCGGCTGGCGGTGAATTGGGAGCAGTTCGTCCGGGGATACTTATCGATCTTCCGCGCCTATTACGGGCAATATCTGGAGGACCGCTGGTACGATGAATTCATCGCGGAGATGAAGGAACGGCATCCGGAATTCAATCATTTATGGGAAGAGAGCCGGGTCAGCTCCGCGCCGGATGTTGTACTGGAATTCCGGCATGCCAAAGCCGGCAAAATGCTGTTCCATCTCACCTCCCTACAAGTGCAGGGTGCAGCGGATCTGCGTTGCAGCATCTACACGCCAGCGGGTGAATCAGGTACAGAAGCCAAGCTGAAGCAGCTCATGGAGCTTAAGTAA
- a CDS encoding glycoside hydrolase family 43 protein produces MRKRSLTALISLSLLSACGGGNPEGPPEFGNVSVHDPSVIKVEDTYYVFGSHLASAKSKDLMSWTQISSGVTDDNVLIPNVTEELSETLSWAQSDTLWAPDVIQLADGKFYMYYDACKGDSPLSALGIAVADKIEGPYKNKGIILKSGMSGIGDDGEVYDSTEKPNVVDPDVFWDKDGKLWMVYGSYSGGIFILELDPSTGFPLEGQGYGKKLLGGNHARIEGPYMLYSPETGYYYLFLSYGGLDASGGYNIRVARSKHPAGPFEDSEGKAMLNAQGTPGVLFDDPAYAPYGVKLMGNHEFVNTAEEAAGSDTGYVSPGHNSAYYDEKSGQYYLIFHSRFPGLGEQHEVRVHQMFMNEAGWPVVAPHRYGGEKIGKYTAKEVTGAYKLVNHGKEITAELAESQLVELNADGTVSGAVTGTWALSDDHMAKLTLEGAEYSGVFLREWNEAASSEVMTFTALSAEGVAIWGSHVSPEKK; encoded by the coding sequence ATGAGAAAAAGATCCTTAACGGCATTGATATCCTTATCCCTGCTGTCGGCATGTGGTGGAGGGAACCCGGAAGGGCCGCCGGAGTTCGGGAATGTATCTGTGCACGATCCCTCTGTGATTAAGGTGGAGGATACATATTACGTGTTCGGTTCGCATCTGGCCTCGGCCAAATCCAAGGACCTGATGTCGTGGACGCAGATTTCTTCCGGCGTGACGGATGATAACGTACTGATACCGAATGTAACGGAGGAGCTCAGCGAGACGCTTAGCTGGGCCCAGTCGGACACGCTGTGGGCACCGGATGTCATTCAATTGGCCGACGGTAAGTTCTACATGTATTACGATGCCTGTAAAGGCGATTCTCCGCTGTCAGCGCTAGGTATTGCCGTGGCTGATAAGATTGAAGGTCCCTACAAGAATAAAGGTATTATTCTAAAGTCGGGAATGTCCGGCATCGGGGATGATGGTGAGGTCTATGATTCTACGGAGAAGCCGAATGTGGTGGACCCTGATGTGTTTTGGGATAAGGACGGCAAGCTGTGGATGGTCTACGGCTCCTACTCCGGCGGAATCTTCATCCTGGAGCTTGACCCGTCTACGGGCTTCCCGCTGGAGGGCCAAGGCTACGGCAAGAAGCTGCTTGGAGGGAACCATGCGCGGATTGAAGGTCCGTATATGCTATATAGCCCGGAGACCGGCTATTACTACCTGTTCCTCTCCTACGGCGGGCTTGATGCAAGTGGCGGTTATAATATCCGTGTCGCCCGCTCCAAGCATCCGGCTGGCCCGTTCGAGGACTCGGAAGGTAAGGCTATGCTGAACGCCCAGGGTACGCCTGGGGTGTTGTTCGATGATCCGGCGTACGCACCTTACGGCGTGAAGCTGATGGGGAATCATGAATTTGTGAATACAGCTGAAGAAGCCGCCGGATCGGATACAGGCTATGTCTCCCCGGGACATAATTCGGCTTACTATGATGAGAAGAGCGGGCAGTATTATCTGATCTTCCACTCAAGGTTCCCGGGTCTCGGAGAGCAGCATGAGGTTCGGGTTCACCAGATGTTCATGAATGAAGCGGGCTGGCCAGTTGTCGCACCCCACCGTTACGGAGGCGAGAAGATCGGCAAGTACACAGCCAAGGAGGTAACGGGTGCCTACAAACTGGTGAACCACGGCAAGGAGATTACGGCTGAGCTGGCGGAGTCGCAGTTGGTGGAGTTGAACGCAGACGGCACGGTAAGCGGGGCAGTAACAGGTACATGGGCCTTGAGCGATGATCATATGGCGAAGCTGACGCTAGAAGGTGCGGAGTATAGCGGGGTGTTCCTGCGGGAATGGAATGAAGCGGCCTCAAGCGAGGTAATGACATTCACGGCACTTTCAGCGGAAGGCGTTGCAATCTGGGGAAGCCATGTCTCACCGGAGAAAAAGTAA
- a CDS encoding aminopeptidase, with the protein MKDFEQMLEKYAELVVKVGVNVQAGQVLMVHAPLETAELTRLIVGKAYEAGAKYVLVDWDDEAVTRIRYEKAPEESFGYYPQWHADMLEGFAEEGGAILHIKVPDPELFRGIDSAKVSTAVKAAAVARKKYQVYTRNSRISWSLIKAPTRAWADKVFADLPEDERIDAMWQAVFQMNRVNSEDPVAAWRSHIGELKQSQDRMNAKRYKSLHYRAPGTDLRVELPEGHLWRGGGGENERGVYFVANMPTEEIYTMPRRTGVNGTVKSTLPLNLNGRLVDGITVTFTDGKVTAYDAESGREHLTSLLETDEGASYLGEVALVPHDSPISRLNRVFYNTGIDENASCHFALGSAYPVNIEGGTSMTSEELLSRGANVSLTHVDFMVGSDALDIDGELADGTIEPVFRKGNWVL; encoded by the coding sequence ATGAAGGATTTTGAACAGATGCTGGAGAAATACGCAGAGCTGGTAGTGAAGGTCGGTGTGAATGTGCAGGCGGGACAAGTTCTGATGGTTCACGCGCCGCTGGAGACGGCGGAGCTTACCCGGCTGATTGTAGGCAAGGCCTATGAAGCCGGAGCGAAATACGTGCTTGTAGACTGGGACGATGAAGCGGTCACACGCATCCGTTACGAGAAGGCTCCTGAGGAATCATTCGGGTATTATCCGCAGTGGCATGCCGATATGCTGGAGGGATTCGCTGAAGAAGGCGGAGCTATATTACATATAAAGGTGCCAGACCCGGAATTATTCCGCGGGATCGATTCGGCCAAGGTCTCCACTGCCGTTAAGGCAGCTGCAGTTGCGCGCAAGAAGTACCAGGTCTACACCCGTAACAGCAGAATCAGCTGGTCGCTGATCAAGGCGCCGACACGTGCCTGGGCGGACAAGGTGTTCGCAGATCTGCCGGAGGACGAGCGGATCGATGCGATGTGGCAAGCGGTGTTCCAGATGAACCGGGTGAACAGCGAAGATCCGGTGGCCGCCTGGCGCAGTCATATCGGCGAGCTGAAGCAGAGTCAGGACCGTATGAATGCCAAGCGCTACAAAAGCCTGCATTACCGTGCTCCCGGCACGGATCTGCGTGTCGAGCTGCCGGAAGGCCATTTATGGCGTGGCGGCGGCGGGGAGAACGAGCGTGGCGTCTATTTTGTAGCGAATATGCCTACCGAAGAGATCTACACGATGCCTCGCCGCACCGGCGTGAACGGCACCGTCAAGAGTACGCTTCCGCTGAACCTGAACGGGCGGCTCGTCGACGGAATTACCGTTACTTTCACAGACGGCAAGGTTACTGCCTATGATGCTGAATCCGGCCGTGAGCACCTGACCTCCCTGCTGGAGACGGATGAAGGCGCCTCTTACCTCGGAGAAGTGGCCTTGGTGCCGCATGATTCGCCGATCTCCCGGCTGAACAGAGTGTTCTACAATACCGGAATTGACGAGAATGCTTCCTGTCATTTCGCGCTGGGCAGTGCCTATCCGGTGAATATTGAAGGGGGAACCTCCATGACCAGCGAGGAACTGCTATCTAGAGGGGCCAACGTCAGCCTCACACATGTCGATTTCATGGTAGGCTCCGATGCGCTAGATATTGACGGAGAACTGGCTGACGGCACGATTGAGCCGGTGTTCCGCAAGGGGAATTGGGTGCTCTAG